A genomic segment from Alkalilimnicola ehrlichii MLHE-1 encodes:
- a CDS encoding chemotaxis protein CheW, giving the protein MSLEEQPTAFDALRALDRMGRAHPLDLTVDEGGESEWYGVAVRFSGRHFLLPMHEVAEVMPCPPLTPVPHTRDWVKGVANVRGTLIPVIDLDGFFGQGPVNMSHLTRIVIMRAGEVVAGLLVDEVLGLRPCARGGWLAQVPGGLSSDLARCIAGVFQREDGDWPVFRPVRLVRDPRFMRVAA; this is encoded by the coding sequence TTGAGCCTGGAGGAACAGCCCACCGCCTTCGATGCCCTGCGGGCCCTGGATCGGATGGGCCGTGCCCATCCCCTGGACCTGACGGTCGACGAGGGGGGCGAGTCCGAATGGTACGGGGTGGCGGTGCGGTTCTCCGGGCGCCATTTCCTGCTGCCGATGCACGAAGTGGCGGAGGTGATGCCCTGCCCCCCGCTGACCCCCGTGCCCCACACCCGCGATTGGGTCAAGGGCGTGGCCAACGTCCGTGGCACCCTGATCCCGGTCATCGACCTGGACGGCTTCTTCGGCCAGGGCCCGGTCAACATGTCCCACCTGACACGCATTGTCATCATGCGCGCCGGGGAGGTGGTGGCCGGCCTGTTGGTGGACGAGGTGCTGGGGCTGCGCCCCTGTGCTCGCGGCGGTTGGCTGGCCCAGGTGCCGGGCGGGCTGTCGTCCGACCTGGCGCGCTGCATCGCCGGGGTGTTTCAGCGCGAGGATGGTGACTGGCCGGTCTTTCGCCCGGTGCGGCTGGTGCGTGACCCCCGTTTCATGCGGGTGGCGGCCTGA
- a CDS encoding methyl-accepting chemotaxis protein → MTAARTDKPQQGSTQSKARLFTSLAAITTVLTALVIGLTLHLQAADRGQLAAGQGLEVELLELRDQAARAGRGDPVEVARLEQALADVRGHADTLTSVDPVAGYGAPPALVQARRTVSEGLPAVTSAGERLLSRLAGAAGQEAPDLAVREVARELLRTSDQLREPAGELSTRLRQRADDRWLQPALAGGLGGITLILLASAALFSTRVFREVLAARAEDKRRVDEESRRNQEAILKLLDELEDLREGDLRTQASVGEEITGAIADAFNDAIDNLRSLVATINRTAEQVSASAEQTQATATRLAEASGQQAQQISSASTAIEDMAQSIDEVSRNAEESARVAQQAVNIATKGAETVRATIEGMDTIREQIQETAKRIKRLGESSQEIGNIVELINDISDQTNILALNASIQAAMAGETGRGFAVVADEVQRLAERSGNATKQIEALVKTIQTDTNEAVLSMEQSTAGVVEGAQLAENAGDALREIESVSTDLAALIQSISRASRQQANAAANVSDTMKVIQGITDETSAGTRETADSIGNLTALASDLRSSVAGFKLPDHD, encoded by the coding sequence ATGACGGCGGCTCGAACAGACAAACCACAGCAGGGATCCACCCAGTCGAAGGCGCGCCTTTTTACCTCGCTGGCGGCGATCACCACGGTGCTCACCGCGCTGGTGATCGGCCTGACCCTGCACCTGCAGGCGGCCGACCGGGGGCAGCTGGCGGCCGGCCAGGGTCTCGAGGTGGAGCTGCTGGAGCTTCGTGACCAGGCGGCGCGCGCCGGGCGCGGCGACCCGGTGGAGGTGGCCCGGCTGGAACAGGCGCTGGCCGATGTCAGGGGCCATGCCGACACCCTAACGTCGGTCGACCCGGTGGCCGGATACGGCGCCCCGCCGGCGCTGGTGCAGGCCCGTCGCACGGTCAGCGAGGGCCTGCCGGCGGTCACGTCGGCCGGCGAGCGGCTGTTGAGCCGGCTGGCTGGCGCCGCGGGCCAGGAGGCGCCGGACTTGGCGGTGCGGGAGGTTGCCCGGGAGTTGCTCCGCACCAGTGACCAGCTCCGCGAGCCCGCCGGCGAACTCAGTACCCGGTTGCGGCAACGGGCCGATGACCGCTGGCTGCAGCCGGCGCTGGCGGGCGGACTGGGCGGCATCACACTGATTCTGCTGGCCAGCGCCGCGCTCTTCTCTACCCGGGTGTTCCGCGAGGTGCTGGCGGCCCGCGCCGAGGATAAGCGACGGGTGGACGAGGAGTCGCGGCGCAACCAGGAGGCCATCCTCAAGCTGCTCGACGAGCTCGAGGACCTGCGCGAGGGGGACCTGCGCACCCAGGCCTCCGTGGGCGAGGAGATCACCGGCGCCATCGCCGACGCCTTCAACGACGCCATCGACAACCTGCGCAGCCTGGTGGCCACCATCAACCGCACCGCCGAGCAGGTCTCCGCCTCCGCCGAGCAGACCCAGGCCACCGCCACCCGGCTCGCCGAGGCCTCCGGCCAGCAGGCCCAGCAGATCAGCAGCGCCTCCACCGCCATCGAGGACATGGCCCAATCCATCGACGAGGTCTCCCGCAACGCCGAGGAGTCGGCGCGGGTCGCCCAGCAGGCGGTGAATATCGCCACCAAGGGGGCGGAGACGGTGCGGGCCACCATCGAGGGCATGGACACCATCCGCGAGCAGATCCAGGAGACCGCCAAACGCATCAAGCGCCTGGGTGAGTCCTCCCAGGAGATCGGCAACATCGTCGAACTGATCAACGACATCTCCGATCAGACCAATATCCTCGCGCTCAACGCCTCCATCCAGGCCGCCATGGCCGGCGAGACCGGGCGCGGGTTCGCGGTGGTTGCGGACGAGGTGCAGCGCCTGGCCGAGCGCTCGGGCAACGCCACCAAACAGATCGAGGCATTGGTCAAGACCATTCAGACCGACACCAACGAGGCGGTGCTGTCCATGGAGCAGAGCACCGCCGGGGTAGTGGAGGGGGCGCAGCTCGCCGAAAACGCCGGCGATGCCCTGCGCGAGATCGAATCCGTCTCCACTGACCTGGCGGCGCTGATCCAGAGCATCTCCCGGGCCTCCCGCCAGCAGGCCAATGCCGCGGCCAACGTCTCGGACACCATGAAGGTCATCCAGGGGATCACCGACGAGACCTCGGCGGGCACCCGGGAGACGGCCGACTCCATCGGAAACCTCACGGCGCTGGCCAGCGATCTGCGCAGCTCCGTGGCCGGGTTCAAACTGCCGGACCATGACTGA